One genomic segment of Acinetobacter sp. C26M includes these proteins:
- a CDS encoding SDR family oxidoreductase, translating into MNNLNKTFLIYGVSKGLGKAIVQAVPRPTDTIYGVSRTSPQKTPNVNWICADLSKPEQAVNEVKTVIGQQRIDVLIYNVGIWEQQAFSGNYNFEDVSAAEINQIINTNISTCILSIQSLIENLKLSDNAKIILIGSTWGVDNHNGKELVFSATKFALRGIVQSLREILREHLIGVSVLNLGYLASEYGIDKPTQDVLEQTKYSLIPLADVIQAIHFIISTSKASCVKEILMPAMLDQNV; encoded by the coding sequence ATGAATAACTTGAATAAAACATTTCTCATATATGGCGTCAGTAAAGGTCTAGGCAAAGCCATTGTTCAAGCTGTACCAAGGCCAACAGATACCATCTATGGTGTATCTCGCACCTCACCACAAAAAACTCCCAACGTAAACTGGATTTGTGCTGATCTTTCCAAACCAGAGCAGGCTGTAAACGAAGTAAAAACAGTAATTGGACAGCAAAGAATTGATGTGCTGATTTACAATGTGGGTATTTGGGAACAACAGGCATTTAGCGGTAACTATAATTTTGAAGACGTTTCTGCTGCTGAAATCAACCAAATCATCAATACCAATATCAGCACCTGTATCCTGTCGATTCAATCTTTAATTGAAAATCTAAAACTCTCCGATAATGCCAAAATCATTCTGATCGGTTCCACTTGGGGTGTTGATAATCATAACGGCAAAGAGCTTGTTTTCTCCGCAACTAAATTTGCTCTAAGGGGCATTGTGCAATCACTACGAGAAATCTTACGTGAACACTTGATTGGGGTAAGTGTACTGAACTTGGGCTATCTGGCCAGTGAATATGGGATTGATAAACCGACTCAAGACGTTTTAGAACAAACCAAGTATTCGCTCATCCCTCTAGCTGATGTGATTCAAGCGATCCATTTTATTATTTCAACCAGTAAGGCAAGCTGCGTCAAAGAAATCTTGATGCCTGCAATGTTGGATCAAAATGTTTAG
- a CDS encoding tetratricopeptide repeat protein, whose product MNMFIKSNKEHIKFILYSLLTLIVIIFIHSNIYSFDFTIRLHDYLYSQWVFSYDYGFVRRALPGEIFSILGIDPNYRHVRLVSILLLISLFYLFARITYIFLKNLKLDNKDIIIFSVCIFSLSFLASQWVRELSRFDHVGQIILLTSILLILKNARNSIVLAFILLSLPVMALTHEAMLIFFVPTLAFIYYQKYRKISHIFLIGIESTLLLVAVVIYGKMSSFQVNSIIKTFMYYEHFQSYAVSTSLLTLKENFVTNYQTFFETKAYLKIFFTFLFCSPILLFIKKSTDKKTFLLILFFSASPLVLTLIAFDYIRWIALFLFNLSIIFMSLAIMNNIDRNLISSNFMSFKKLIYSYAFVSLLLGPLGIGNTFINFYEVNFPWEKREKWDQALLIKLNDPIPLSNIRLSIDDVNSITQLYFLNQENIKQSKLNNAVINDYIKAAKKGSTDAQNTLGFFYFYGIHTSINYCSALEMFKMAAQGQNKHALYNLSLLYRDGICIEKNIKKANNLLIQASSHENDLAKFMLAINYLHGNNGFVKNKKEALKILNELKSKGNLPAEISLGALKLE is encoded by the coding sequence ATGAACATGTTCATTAAAAGTAATAAAGAACATATTAAATTTATTTTATATTCTTTATTAACCCTTATTGTCATTATATTTATTCATAGCAATATATATTCTTTTGACTTTACAATAAGATTGCATGACTATTTATACTCACAATGGGTATTTAGCTATGACTATGGTTTTGTAAGAAGAGCTCTACCAGGCGAGATATTCAGTATTCTAGGAATTGATCCAAACTATAGACATGTTCGTCTAGTATCAATTCTTTTGTTAATTTCATTATTTTACCTTTTTGCTAGAATCACATATATTTTCCTCAAAAATTTAAAACTAGATAATAAAGATATTATAATTTTTTCAGTATGTATTTTTAGTTTATCTTTTTTAGCCTCTCAATGGGTAAGAGAATTATCTCGTTTTGATCATGTTGGTCAAATTATACTACTAACTTCTATTTTACTCATACTAAAAAACGCCAGAAACTCTATCGTTCTGGCATTTATATTATTATCATTGCCAGTAATGGCATTGACGCATGAAGCAATGCTAATATTTTTCGTTCCAACTTTAGCATTTATATATTATCAAAAATATAGAAAAATAAGTCACATTTTCCTAATTGGGATAGAGTCTACTCTACTCTTGGTAGCAGTCGTTATCTATGGCAAGATGTCTTCTTTTCAAGTTAACTCTATTATTAAAACCTTTATGTATTACGAGCATTTTCAATCTTATGCTGTCAGCACATCTTTACTGACTTTAAAAGAAAATTTCGTAACAAACTATCAAACCTTCTTTGAAACCAAAGCATATTTAAAAATATTTTTTACATTTCTGTTTTGCTCTCCTATTCTTTTGTTTATTAAGAAAAGTACAGATAAAAAAACCTTTCTTCTCATTTTATTTTTTTCAGCATCTCCTCTGGTTCTAACATTAATAGCTTTTGATTATATTAGATGGATTGCACTATTTTTATTCAACTTATCTATAATATTTATGTCATTAGCAATAATGAACAATATTGACAGAAATTTAATTTCATCAAATTTCATGAGTTTTAAAAAACTGATATATTCTTACGCATTTGTTTCATTATTACTTGGCCCTTTAGGAATTGGAAATACCTTCATCAACTTCTATGAAGTAAATTTCCCTTGGGAAAAAAGAGAAAAATGGGACCAAGCTTTACTTATTAAATTAAATGATCCAATCCCTTTGTCTAATATTAGATTGAGTATTGATGATGTTAATTCAATTACACAACTTTACTTTTTAAATCAAGAAAATATCAAACAATCGAAGTTGAATAATGCTGTTATTAATGACTATATTAAAGCGGCTAAAAAAGGAAGTACGGATGCCCAAAATACTTTAGGCTTCTTCTATTTTTATGGAATACATACATCTATAAATTATTGCTCTGCATTAGAAATGTTTAAAATGGCTGCCCAAGGTCAAAATAAGCATGCCCTATATAACTTATCTCTTTTGTATAGAGATGGCATTTGTATAGAAAAAAATATTAAGAAGGCGAATAATTTATTAATACAGGCATCTTCCCATGAAAATGACTTGGCTAAATTCATGTTAGCTATTAATTATTTACATGGTAACAATGGGTTTGTTAAAAATAAAAAGGAAGCTTTGAAAATATTGAATGAACTAAAGAGTAAAGGAAATTTACCAGCAGAAATTTCATTGGGGGCACTTAAGCTGGAGTAA
- a CDS encoding divergent PAP2 family protein, with translation MTYYIYLITPFLAWLVAGCLKFLINSIKAKKLAFGLIGYGGLPSNHSAIVSSMAALIAFKEGIDTPAFGVAITLSFIVLLDANSLRRAVGKHAVAINQLAKNTPEYQQLRERMGHTKIEILAGVLVGCLVAYLASML, from the coding sequence GTGACGTATTATATTTACCTTATTACTCCATTTTTAGCTTGGTTAGTTGCTGGCTGTCTAAAGTTTCTTATTAATTCAATTAAAGCCAAGAAATTGGCTTTTGGATTAATTGGCTATGGTGGATTACCAAGTAATCATAGTGCCATTGTAAGCAGTATGGCTGCACTTATTGCCTTTAAGGAAGGGATTGATACGCCTGCTTTTGGCGTTGCGATTACCCTCTCATTTATTGTGCTATTAGATGCAAATAGTTTAAGACGTGCTGTAGGTAAACATGCTGTAGCGATTAATCAACTAGCTAAAAATACGCCTGAGTACCAGCAATTAAGAGAACGCATGGGACATACCAAGATTGAGATCTTAGCGGGTGTACTGGTCGGTTGTCTGGTTGCATATTTAGCTAGCATGCTATAA
- a CDS encoding decaprenyl-phosphate phosphoribosyltransferase, which translates to MYDIAENRSFLAEISGLIKLIRPKQWLKNSFVFAPLIFAGEFLNLGSIYSVLFAAFLFCLAASAVYIVNDLKDIEKDRAHPEKSLKRPLASGQVSPQSAIILLTVIYIALGFAWLVAPKVIYVIVVYLLLNWAYTFKLKHEPVIEIFIVAFGFVLRVYAGAVALAVPVSHWMFITTLSISLYLASIKRRQELIQSGSQGRGVLEHYSVSLIDRFAGISAVTAIVFYSLYTMEVQPQLIITIPFVMFGLFRYWFIVETLKGGESPTDVIAQDWQILLTVVLWVSCCIWTLLPA; encoded by the coding sequence ATGTATGATATAGCAGAAAATCGGTCTTTTCTAGCAGAAATCTCAGGACTGATTAAACTAATAAGACCCAAGCAATGGCTTAAGAATAGCTTTGTTTTCGCACCTCTGATCTTCGCAGGCGAATTCCTAAATTTAGGCTCTATTTATTCCGTATTATTTGCGGCATTTTTATTTTGCCTAGCTGCCTCAGCGGTCTATATTGTTAATGACTTAAAAGATATAGAAAAAGATCGGGCACATCCTGAAAAGTCATTGAAACGACCTTTAGCTTCGGGTCAAGTGAGCCCCCAAAGTGCAATTATTTTATTAACGGTGATTTATATTGCCTTAGGGTTTGCTTGGTTAGTTGCACCCAAGGTAATCTACGTGATCGTGGTATATTTACTGCTGAATTGGGCGTATACCTTTAAGCTAAAGCATGAACCAGTGATTGAAATTTTCATTGTCGCCTTTGGTTTTGTATTACGAGTATATGCAGGCGCTGTAGCTCTCGCAGTGCCAGTTTCTCATTGGATGTTTATTACAACATTAAGCATTTCACTCTATCTCGCTTCAATTAAACGTCGTCAGGAACTAATACAAAGTGGCTCTCAAGGACGTGGCGTACTTGAACACTATTCAGTAAGCCTGATTGACCGCTTTGCCGGAATTTCCGCTGTTACAGCCATTGTTTTTTATAGCTTGTATACGATGGAAGTACAGCCACAACTGATTATCACCATCCCATTTGTTATGTTCGGCTTATTCCGTTACTGGTTTATTGTTGAAACATTAAAAGGTGGGGAATCTCCAACTGATGTGATTGCTCAGGACTGGCAAATATTATTAACCGTTGTGTTATGGGTCTCATGTTGTATCTGGACATTATTGCCAGCTTAA
- a CDS encoding GtrA family protein has translation MMDSIKLALLYTAFAMVATFCNIIAQDISSYIYVGNFYIFISIFVGTGVGLIVKYILDKKYIFKYKTQNTKHDGKVFLLYTIMGIFTTIIFWGFEFGFHAAFGTKEMRYVGGIIGLMIGYICKYYLDKHFVFRKVEA, from the coding sequence ATGATGGACTCGATTAAGCTCGCGCTGCTTTATACAGCATTTGCTATGGTTGCTACGTTTTGCAATATTATAGCACAAGATATTTCCAGTTATATTTATGTTGGAAATTTTTATATTTTTATTTCAATTTTTGTTGGCACAGGTGTCGGTTTAATTGTTAAGTATATCTTAGATAAAAAGTATATTTTTAAATATAAAACACAGAATACCAAACATGATGGAAAGGTTTTTCTGCTGTATACCATTATGGGTATTTTTACTACGATTATTTTCTGGGGTTTTGAGTTTGGCTTTCATGCAGCCTTTGGAACCAAAGAGATGCGTTACGTGGGTGGAATAATCGGTCTAATGATTGGCTATATTTGCAAATATTATTTAGATAAACATTTCGTGTTTCGTAAAGTTGAGGCATAA
- a CDS encoding FAD-binding oxidoreductase: MKTIQAWGRLSDAEHHVIPLITPSQASKQLKNGTFPGIAHGMGRSYGDVALNGNGLLWLTTAMNHLISFDLNTGILHCEAGATLQDIHRTLIPQGWMLPVTPGTQMITVGGAIANDVHGKNHHAFGSFGDHLLQIKLMRTDGEIIECSKTERADWFYATVGGIGLTGIILEAKIQLRPVQSSWIDSETIPYHNLDEFFALSDSSEPDWEYTVSWIDCMNGANAKGLFSRGNLAGQSAQVEPKIKDKTFPITPPISLVNKLSLPVFNFAYFHGNSLKSQAQKVHYEPFFYPLDAMHEWNKMYGPKGFYQYQSVVPKEIGKEVTQDMLNTIKKSGEGSFLAVLKTFGDRESGGLLSFPKSGVTLALDFPNRGGKTLKLLNELDHIVQQAQGRLYLAKDARMPRSLFEAGYPRFTEFLKYRDPGISSEMSRRLLGG, encoded by the coding sequence ATGAAAACAATACAGGCCTGGGGTAGGCTTTCTGACGCTGAACATCACGTTATTCCTTTAATAACACCTTCACAAGCATCCAAACAATTAAAAAATGGTACGTTTCCAGGTATCGCTCATGGTATGGGGCGTAGTTATGGTGATGTAGCATTAAACGGTAATGGTCTTTTATGGCTGACCACCGCCATGAATCATTTGATTTCTTTTGATTTAAATACTGGAATTTTGCACTGCGAAGCAGGTGCTACCTTACAAGATATTCACAGAACACTTATCCCACAAGGCTGGATGTTACCTGTAACCCCAGGCACGCAGATGATTACTGTTGGTGGGGCTATTGCAAATGATGTGCATGGCAAAAACCACCATGCTTTTGGCTCTTTTGGTGACCACCTTCTACAGATTAAGCTGATGCGGACTGATGGTGAAATTATTGAGTGTTCAAAGACTGAAAGGGCTGATTGGTTCTATGCAACTGTAGGTGGAATTGGCCTAACAGGTATAATTTTAGAAGCAAAAATACAATTACGTCCGGTTCAAAGTTCGTGGATTGATTCAGAAACTATTCCTTATCACAATCTAGATGAGTTTTTTGCACTATCTGATTCATCTGAGCCTGATTGGGAATATACGGTATCCTGGATTGACTGTATGAATGGTGCTAATGCTAAGGGACTTTTTTCACGGGGTAATCTCGCTGGTCAATCGGCTCAAGTAGAACCTAAAATAAAAGATAAAACATTTCCGATTACTCCGCCGATTTCATTGGTCAATAAACTCAGTTTACCTGTCTTTAATTTTGCCTACTTTCACGGGAACTCACTAAAAAGCCAAGCTCAAAAAGTACATTACGAGCCATTCTTTTATCCATTAGATGCCATGCATGAATGGAACAAAATGTATGGACCGAAAGGTTTTTATCAATATCAAAGTGTGGTGCCGAAAGAGATTGGCAAAGAAGTCACTCAAGACATGTTAAACACTATTAAAAAATCAGGTGAAGGCTCATTTTTAGCAGTATTAAAAACATTTGGCGATCGTGAGTCAGGTGGATTACTGAGTTTTCCAAAATCGGGTGTTACGTTGGCGTTGGATTTCCCAAATCGTGGTGGAAAAACGTTAAAACTGTTAAATGAGTTGGATCATATTGTGCAACAAGCACAAGGTCGTCTTTATTTAGCCAAAGATGCTCGTATGCCAAGATCACTATTTGAAGCGGGCTATCCACGCTTTACTGAATTTTTAAAATATCGGGACCCAGGCATCAGCTCGGAAATGTCTCGTCGTCTATTAGGGGGCTAA
- a CDS encoding SDR family NAD(P)-dependent oxidoreductase, which translates to MSNQPKILIVGGTSAIAEHCARLWLKQQPCEVILLGRDQDKLQRVANDLKVRTPQANIQLQTVDFLNAAAIQDCIDTINQQGKIDIALIAHGNLPDQDQCQNDLVECQQAIEVNALSPVLFTEAIAKHMIEHNHGKLAVIGSVAGDRGRKSNYVYGASKALLDKYLQGLQHRLALTGSQVTATLIKPGPTATPMTAGMSGKGKLASPEQVANDIVQGIDKGKLTIYTPGKWAIIMMIIRNLPFFLFKKMDI; encoded by the coding sequence ATGTCAAATCAACCAAAAATCTTAATTGTAGGTGGAACCTCAGCTATTGCTGAACACTGCGCTAGACTCTGGCTTAAGCAGCAGCCTTGTGAAGTTATTCTGTTAGGTCGAGATCAAGACAAATTACAGCGTGTTGCGAATGATCTTAAAGTCCGCACCCCGCAGGCCAATATCCAACTACAGACTGTTGATTTTTTAAATGCTGCGGCAATTCAAGATTGTATTGATACAATCAATCAACAGGGAAAAATTGATATTGCCCTGATTGCGCATGGCAATTTACCTGACCAAGATCAATGTCAAAATGATCTAGTTGAGTGTCAGCAGGCAATTGAAGTAAATGCGCTGTCACCTGTGTTATTTACTGAAGCTATTGCTAAACATATGATTGAACACAATCATGGAAAATTGGCAGTGATTGGTTCAGTAGCGGGTGACCGTGGTCGTAAATCGAATTATGTATACGGTGCATCAAAAGCGTTGCTTGATAAATATCTACAAGGATTACAACATCGCTTAGCGTTAACAGGTTCACAAGTCACAGCGACTTTAATCAAGCCTGGTCCGACAGCGACCCCTATGACGGCTGGAATGTCTGGTAAAGGCAAGCTTGCATCACCAGAACAAGTTGCGAATGATATTGTGCAAGGAATTGATAAAGGCAAATTAACCATTTACACACCAGGTAAATGGGCAATCATTATGATGATTATTCGAAATTTACCGTTCTTTTTATTTAAGAAAATGGATATATAA